One segment of Arcanobacterium haemolyticum DSM 20595 DNA contains the following:
- a CDS encoding IS3 family transposase (programmed frameshift), with product MKKFSKHTPEQIVVKLDKARSLKESGSTVAEVCRELGISEATYHRWQRQYGDMTRSEARRFKELQEENEKLKRLLGEAELEKSLLRELAEGKFLTLARKYEAIDHALSLGYSVRLACRVVGVSRGAYYNARRHTTGPSATDKHASLRSWLVTFAASHRRWGYRRAWVKAREAGFDCGRDVVRRIWRQEGLRVFPRKAPKRRCLPLSTPRVEPAACPGDVWALDFQFDTDYHGKTFKICNVIDEFTREHVGFEVGRSITAVSVIELLSNLAASRGGRPRVLRMDNGPEFISHELNKWAAKEGTVEAFIPPGRPWHNGFVESFHNRLRDELLEDEMFDDPAHASHCLRLWSKRYNTCHPHSSLGFVPPAQYAKQWHLTQGGPQAARS from the exons ATGAAGAAGTTCTCGAAGCACACACCCGAACAAATCGTGGTGAAGCTCGACAAGGCCAGGTCCTTGAAGGAATCTGGCAGCACCGTGGCAGAGGTTTGCCGTGAGCTTGGCATCAGTGAGGCAACGTATCACCGGTGGCAGAGACAGTACGGCGACATGACTCGCAGTGAAGCACGGCGGTTCAAGGAGCTGCAGGAAGAAAACGAGAAGCTCAAGCGGTTGCTTGGGGAGGCTGAACTCGAAAAGTCGCTGCTTAGGGAGTTAGCAGAGGGAAAAT TTCTGACCCTGGCACGCAAGTACGAAGCGATTGACCATGCCCTATCGTTGGGGTACTCAGTGCGCTTGGCATGCCGCGTTGTCGGGGTTTCCCGCGGGGCGTACTACAACGCCCGACGCCACACAACCGGGCCTTCTGCCACCGACAAGCACGCCTCGTTGCGTAGCTGGTTGGTGACCTTCGCTGCATCCCATCGTCGCTGGGGCTACCGCCGCGCGTGGGTTAAGGCTCGTGAGGCCGGGTTTGACTGCGGCCGCGATGTCGTGCGCCGCATATGGCGCCAGGAGGGTCTGCGGGTGTTTCCACGCAAGGCTCCCAAGCGGCGGTGTCTGCCCCTATCCACCCCTCGGGTTGAGCCAGCTGCGTGTCCCGGTGATGTGTGGGCATTGGACTTCCAGTTCGACACTGACTACCACGGTAAGACGTTTAAGATCTGCAACGTCATCGATGAGTTCACACGTGAGCACGTGGGATTCGAGGTCGGGCGGTCTATTACCGCCGTGTCAGTCATTGAACTGTTGAGCAATCTTGCTGCCTCCAGAGGTGGCCGTCCGCGAGTGTTGCGCATGGATAACGGCCCTGAGTTCATCAGCCACGAGCTGAACAAGTGGGCAGCCAAGGAGGGCACTGTTGAGGCGTTCATACCACCAGGAAGGCCATGGCACAACGGATTCGTGGAGTCGTTTCACAACCGCCTCCGCGATGAGCTACTCGAAGACGAGATGTTCGACGACCCGGCCCACGCCAGCCACTGCCTCAGGTTGTGGTCAAAGCGCTACAATACGTGTCATCCGCACTCAAGCTTGGGCTTTGTCCCGCCAGCGCAGTACGCCAAACAATGGCACCTAACCCAGGGAGGCCCTCAAGCCGCCCGGTCCTAG
- a CDS encoding AAA family ATPase, which translates to MRRAGKSTLLYGIVQDLISQGTPWNNIIYINFEDERLVEFTTQDFNSIITLAASMSDGAPGPG; encoded by the coding sequence TTGCGACGCGCAGGGAAATCCACGCTCCTATATGGCATTGTGCAAGACCTTATCTCCCAAGGAACGCCGTGGAATAACATTATCTATATTAATTTTGAAGACGAACGTCTTGTTGAGTTTACAACTCAAGATTTCAACTCAATTATTACGTTGGCAGCTTCTATGAGTGATGGGGCGCCTGGCCCGGGCTGA
- a CDS encoding glycosyltransferase family 2 protein, which produces MCERIAAVIVTYHPGDVYPLLARFADQCSAVYVVDNSPTLDTELGEACQRTGAILLPLGRNVGIAAAQNIGITRALDDGADAVILSDQDSIPGPRMVADLAVHLGPGVGAVGPVPFDGDEPLVYTDHTWGPKRPNNFEIGTDPIEASFLLASGCLIPAHVLREVGLMPAEYFIDHVDLAWSMRARACGYRLLAIPTARLVHSLGDRGIKVKGRKRTIHVHSPIRNYYLTRNTIELMRNPDLPATWRFRYGYWITRFAVFTVLTSKDRTERAKLISRGFYDGVRRKMGK; this is translated from the coding sequence ATGTGTGAACGTATTGCCGCGGTGATCGTTACATATCACCCTGGTGATGTGTATCCGCTACTGGCGCGCTTTGCTGATCAGTGTTCGGCTGTGTACGTGGTTGATAATTCTCCCACGTTAGATACCGAATTGGGTGAGGCGTGCCAGCGGACGGGCGCTATTTTGTTGCCGCTTGGCCGAAACGTTGGGATTGCTGCCGCACAGAACATTGGTATCACACGCGCGCTAGACGACGGTGCCGATGCTGTTATCCTCTCCGATCAGGATTCGATTCCTGGGCCGCGTATGGTTGCCGATTTGGCAGTTCATTTGGGGCCGGGCGTGGGCGCGGTTGGCCCCGTGCCTTTCGACGGCGATGAGCCTTTGGTGTACACGGATCATACGTGGGGGCCAAAGCGGCCTAACAATTTCGAGATCGGCACGGATCCTATCGAAGCGTCGTTCTTGTTGGCTTCTGGTTGTTTGATTCCGGCGCATGTTTTGCGCGAGGTTGGGTTAATGCCTGCTGAGTATTTTATTGACCATGTTGATTTGGCGTGGTCGATGCGTGCGCGCGCGTGCGGTTATCGCTTATTGGCGATCCCTACGGCACGGCTTGTTCACTCATTAGGCGACCGCGGGATCAAGGTGAAGGGCCGTAAGCGGACTATTCACGTTCACTCCCCCATCCGTAATTACTACCTCACCCGAAACACGATTGAGCTGATGCGCAATCCTGATTTGCCTGCCACCTGGCGTTTCCGGTACGGCTACTGGATCACGCGTTTCGCCGTGTTTACAGTCCTCACCAGCAAGGATCGCACAGAACGCGCCAAACTTATTTCGCGCGGTTTTTACGACGGCGTTCGGCGCAAGATGGGCAAATAG
- a CDS encoding dTDP-4-dehydrorhamnose 3,5-epimerase family protein codes for MLIEPLSIEGAYRITPKQFPDSRGLFLEAFKQQTFVEAVGRELDVQQVNTSVSKAGTVRGIHFAEIAPSQAKYVMCPQGALLDFVVDIRVGSPTFGQYESVLLDDADRRAIFISEGLGHAFIALEDNTVATYLCSAPYAPGREHGVKPTCSTLGIEWPTVDRHGNPMELLLSEKDTAAPGLGTASRMGLLPTYEEAMAFVNSLKK; via the coding sequence ATGCTTATCGAACCATTATCAATCGAGGGTGCATACCGTATTACCCCAAAACAGTTCCCGGATTCACGCGGCCTGTTCCTTGAAGCTTTCAAGCAGCAGACCTTCGTTGAAGCTGTTGGGCGTGAATTGGACGTTCAGCAGGTCAACACATCCGTTTCTAAAGCTGGAACGGTTCGCGGTATTCATTTCGCGGAGATTGCCCCGTCGCAGGCAAAGTACGTGATGTGCCCACAGGGCGCTCTTCTTGATTTTGTGGTGGATATTCGCGTGGGATCCCCAACGTTTGGCCAGTACGAATCGGTTTTGTTGGACGACGCCGATCGCCGTGCAATCTTCATTTCTGAAGGCTTAGGCCACGCATTCATTGCGTTGGAAGACAACACGGTTGCCACCTATCTCTGCTCAGCACCTTACGCTCCCGGGCGCGAACACGGCGTGAAGCCAACGTGTTCCACTTTGGGTATCGAATGGCCAACTGTTGATCGCCACGGGAACCCGATGGAACTCTTGCTTTCCGAAAAGGATACGGCGGCTCCAGGCTTGGGTACGGCAAGCCGTATGGGTTTGCTTCCAACTTATGAAGAAGCGATGGCGTTCGTGAACTCGCTCAAGAAGTAA
- a CDS encoding phosphotransferase, giving the protein MRKTLTAAEFDILHVLTGENKTLTQRELASYTGLSLGRVNTTIRELTEQGLIRDRLITDAGRVALTPYKVDNAIIMAAGLSSRFAPISYERPKGTLRVRGEVLIERQIEQLHEAGITDITVVVGYKKEYFFYLAKKYGVKIVVNKEYTTRNNNGSLWLVRDKLARTFICSSDNYFAENPFDSHVYQAYYSAVYVHGQTNEWCIKTGSGGRITGCTIGGENAWTMLGHVYFDQQFSEKFCEILEDVYTLPETASKLWESIYLDHIKDLHMVIRKYPDGVINEFDSVDELREFDPHFIENVDSEVFDNIASALDCDKSEIRGFEPLKQGLTNLSCRFSVGDKHYVYRHPGVGTNKIVDRQAEHTALNAAKKLGLDSTFITGDPHKGWKISQYLPEVRNLDVTNDDELEKAMMMARNLHTSDIKLDREFDFIKEAQRYEELLEQFEPIDVPGYAELKEKVFRLKEYADADAFPVVPSHNDFFPMNFLVAPSGKIDLIDWEYAGMSDVAADFGTMVVCSEELGDVRADQALSYYFGRTPTAEEHRHFWAYIVFAGWCWYVWALLKEAEGDDVGEWLLTYYHYASQYIDAALAAYEFASANTQIESLS; this is encoded by the coding sequence ATGCGTAAAACTTTAACCGCCGCGGAATTCGACATACTCCACGTGCTTACAGGAGAAAATAAGACACTCACTCAACGCGAACTCGCATCCTATACCGGGCTTTCACTCGGCCGAGTAAACACCACTATTCGCGAGTTGACAGAACAAGGATTAATCCGCGACCGTCTCATCACGGATGCAGGCCGTGTAGCTCTTACTCCTTACAAAGTAGACAATGCGATCATTATGGCAGCTGGACTTTCTTCCCGCTTTGCTCCAATCTCCTATGAACGCCCGAAAGGCACACTCCGTGTCCGAGGAGAAGTGCTCATCGAACGTCAAATCGAACAACTTCACGAAGCGGGGATTACGGATATCACCGTCGTCGTTGGATACAAAAAAGAATATTTCTTCTATCTAGCGAAGAAATATGGAGTAAAAATCGTCGTTAATAAGGAATACACAACCCGCAACAACAATGGTTCCCTGTGGCTAGTGCGCGATAAACTAGCACGAACTTTTATCTGTTCTTCCGACAACTACTTTGCAGAAAACCCATTCGATTCTCACGTATATCAAGCGTACTACTCAGCTGTTTACGTACACGGCCAAACAAATGAATGGTGTATAAAAACTGGTAGCGGAGGGCGTATCACCGGATGTACGATCGGAGGAGAAAATGCCTGGACTATGCTCGGGCACGTATATTTCGATCAGCAGTTCTCAGAGAAATTCTGTGAAATTTTAGAAGACGTCTACACTTTGCCCGAAACAGCATCAAAGCTGTGGGAATCTATCTATTTAGATCACATCAAAGATCTTCACATGGTCATCCGAAAGTATCCCGATGGCGTTATAAATGAGTTCGATTCTGTGGACGAACTTCGTGAATTCGATCCTCACTTTATTGAAAATGTCGATTCAGAAGTATTCGATAATATTGCGTCCGCCCTTGACTGCGATAAATCAGAAATTCGCGGATTCGAACCATTGAAACAGGGTCTCACTAACCTTTCTTGCCGTTTTTCCGTTGGAGATAAACACTATGTTTACCGGCACCCCGGAGTGGGAACGAACAAGATAGTCGATCGGCAGGCAGAACATACCGCTCTGAACGCAGCTAAAAAACTCGGTTTGGACTCCACGTTTATCACAGGCGATCCGCACAAAGGCTGGAAGATTTCGCAGTATCTACCTGAAGTGAGAAATCTGGACGTCACAAATGACGACGAACTCGAAAAAGCCATGATGATGGCACGCAATCTACACACATCTGACATCAAGCTCGATCGGGAATTCGATTTTATCAAAGAGGCGCAACGCTACGAAGAACTTCTTGAACAATTCGAACCAATCGATGTTCCCGGCTATGCGGAGCTCAAAGAAAAAGTTTTCCGCCTCAAAGAATATGCGGATGCAGACGCTTTCCCCGTCGTTCCAAGCCACAATGATTTCTTTCCAATGAATTTCCTTGTTGCCCCTTCCGGAAAGATCGATCTTATCGATTGGGAGTATGCAGGAATGTCTGACGTAGCCGCCGACTTTGGCACAATGGTTGTCTGTTCTGAAGAGCTCGGAGATGTCCGAGCCGATCAAGCACTGTCCTACTATTTTGGGCGCACTCCTACGGCAGAAGAACACCGACACTTCTGGGCATATATCGTTTTTGCTGGGTGGTGTTGGTATGTTTGGGCTTTACTCAAAGAGGCCGAAGGCGATGACGTAGGCGAATGGTTACTCACCTATTACCATTATGCCTCTCAATATATTGATGCAGCTTTGGCAGCATACGAATTCGCATCTGCCAACACGCAAATCGAGAGCCTATCGTGA
- the rfbD gene encoding dTDP-4-dehydrorhamnose reductase — protein MTWMVVGAKGMLGTDLVARIKEDGHDVRAVDIDDIDITKMDSVEQVVQGVDVVVNCAAFTAVDPAEENEGTAFRVNATGPANLARQCAKIGARLVHISTDYVFRGDGETPWTEEAPMDPVSAYGRTKAAGEWAVRTYTNDFLIVRTAWLYGKFGNCFPKTMVRLSETHETLKVVVDEVGQPTWTVDLADLIVRLVDAKAPSGVYHGTSQGQTSWNGFTKEIMRAVGKSPDMVHETTAAAFDRPAKRPSFSALGHDALTAIGVEPIGEWNERWQVAASIVLGE, from the coding sequence ATGACGTGGATGGTTGTTGGCGCTAAAGGAATGCTCGGAACTGATCTTGTGGCCCGAATTAAGGAAGATGGCCACGACGTTCGCGCAGTAGACATCGACGATATCGATATCACCAAGATGGACTCGGTAGAACAGGTTGTGCAGGGCGTCGACGTCGTCGTCAACTGTGCCGCGTTCACCGCAGTTGATCCTGCCGAAGAAAACGAAGGAACAGCGTTCCGCGTCAACGCAACTGGCCCCGCGAACTTGGCCCGCCAGTGCGCGAAAATCGGCGCCCGCCTAGTCCATATCTCAACCGACTACGTGTTCCGTGGCGACGGCGAAACCCCATGGACCGAAGAAGCCCCCATGGATCCAGTCTCCGCCTACGGCCGCACCAAAGCAGCCGGCGAATGGGCAGTACGCACCTACACTAACGATTTCTTGATCGTGCGCACCGCGTGGCTGTACGGAAAGTTCGGAAACTGCTTCCCGAAAACCATGGTTCGCCTTTCCGAAACACACGAAACCCTCAAGGTGGTTGTGGACGAAGTCGGCCAGCCTACCTGGACTGTTGATTTAGCAGATCTGATTGTGCGCCTTGTTGACGCTAAAGCGCCGTCTGGGGTTTACCATGGCACCAGCCAGGGGCAGACGTCGTGGAACGGGTTCACCAAGGAAATCATGCGTGCGGTTGGCAAGAGCCCTGACATGGTTCACGAAACCACCGCAGCAGCCTTCGATCGTCCAGCCAAGCGCCCATCGTTCTCAGCACTCGGCCACGATGCACTCACCGCGATCGGGGTTGAACCAATCGGTGAGTGGAACGAACGCTGGCAGGTAGCTGCCTCAATCGTGCTTGGGGAGTAA
- a CDS encoding AAA family ATPase, with the protein MIIEFTVKNYLSFHEEQSLNMVATREQRYRDRLPYLSKRYRKFITPTASIYGANASGKTNLFRALKCMQELVLKPTSPGEALKYKPFKLDKKSGTEPTEFDLLFLADDDIIYRYFLSYTADKIHSEKLWKIMSNGDEQAVFIREGLSVKSDLGPIENAILQGVSPTSTIARFASEWGTNTGNLSAIRKVSQWFKRVHFINPTSGNDPIPQGLETLKKAGAWLPFIGAGISDVVIRDIDPQPIAIDGLFDDLTEGNRIQANINGKFLEFTRESNGEISGSEISLTHTTSDGRQEAFDWDEESEGTRYIVGTVAPWIQRLLHPSSKGHILIIDELDRSLHTQLAIAFVSIYLRNVHKNSRSQLIFTTHDLMLMDLDIFRRDEIWIVEKSISGGSTLIALTDYEGIRADKDVRRSYLDGRFGGVPHVQPDLLSTSIFLEKE; encoded by the coding sequence ATGATCATCGAATTTACGGTAAAAAACTACCTCTCATTCCATGAAGAACAGTCTCTCAACATGGTTGCTACTCGTGAACAACGATACCGTGACCGTCTCCCATATTTAAGCAAGCGATACCGCAAATTCATCACGCCAACCGCTTCCATTTATGGTGCAAACGCTTCAGGAAAGACCAACCTATTCCGCGCCCTAAAATGCATGCAAGAACTGGTTTTAAAACCTACTTCACCAGGAGAAGCACTAAAGTACAAGCCATTTAAACTCGATAAAAAATCTGGCACTGAACCAACTGAATTTGATCTTCTTTTCCTTGCAGACGATGACATCATCTACCGCTATTTCCTCTCTTATACGGCAGATAAAATCCATTCGGAAAAACTGTGGAAAATCATGAGCAACGGAGACGAACAAGCCGTATTCATTCGCGAAGGACTCTCAGTTAAATCTGATTTAGGGCCGATCGAGAACGCAATACTTCAAGGCGTCTCTCCAACATCAACCATTGCACGTTTTGCGTCCGAATGGGGTACGAATACTGGAAACTTGAGTGCGATCCGTAAGGTCTCTCAATGGTTCAAGCGTGTTCACTTCATTAACCCAACATCGGGCAATGATCCAATTCCACAGGGTTTAGAAACACTTAAAAAGGCTGGGGCATGGCTCCCATTCATCGGTGCAGGAATTTCCGATGTTGTGATCAGAGATATTGATCCCCAGCCCATCGCCATTGACGGCTTATTCGATGATCTCACTGAGGGAAATCGAATACAAGCTAACATCAACGGAAAGTTCCTTGAATTCACGCGCGAATCAAACGGTGAAATCTCAGGTAGTGAAATTTCACTTACTCACACAACAAGCGATGGCCGGCAAGAAGCCTTCGATTGGGACGAAGAGTCTGAGGGCACCCGTTACATTGTGGGAACAGTAGCACCATGGATTCAACGTCTTTTACACCCGTCTTCTAAAGGACACATCCTCATCATTGATGAATTGGATCGAAGCCTCCACACTCAACTCGCGATAGCTTTTGTAAGTATTTATTTGCGAAATGTCCATAAAAACTCACGTTCTCAGCTTATTTTCACTACACACGACCTTATGCTTATGGATCTGGATATTTTCCGCCGAGATGAAATATGGATCGTGGAGAAAAGCATATCTGGAGGATCAACACTCATCGCACTCACAGATTATGAAGGTATCCGTGCCGATAAAGATGTACGCCGTAGCTACCTTGACGGACGCTTCGGCGGTGTGCCTCACGTACAGCCCGATCTCCTATCAACTAGTATTTTTCTTGAAAAAGAATAA
- a CDS encoding DUF4143 domain-containing protein, protein MKLSKDTVIRYVAELEAAYVLFSLRNTRDKFAERESNPKQYFSDNGILNLFLLNKDSVLLENLVAISLRRKYGENVGYFFEPTKNIDLDFYVPDQEFVVQACYSMGDPMTREREIKSIINFSRSYPHSQRRYCIVTHSTEETINTGNVEIHVTPLWKFLLEL, encoded by the coding sequence ATGAAGCTCAGTAAAGATACTGTTATTCGCTATGTTGCGGAACTAGAAGCTGCCTATGTGCTCTTTTCTCTACGGAACACACGAGATAAATTTGCTGAACGCGAGAGTAATCCGAAGCAGTATTTTAGTGATAATGGAATTCTCAATCTTTTTCTTCTGAACAAAGATTCTGTTTTGTTGGAAAACCTCGTTGCTATTTCTTTACGAAGAAAATATGGCGAGAATGTAGGATATTTTTTTGAGCCGACGAAGAATATCGATCTAGATTTCTATGTACCAGATCAGGAATTCGTTGTTCAGGCTTGCTACTCCATGGGTGATCCGATGACGCGTGAACGCGAAATTAAGAGCATCATCAATTTTTCACGGTCGTATCCACACTCACAGCGGCGGTATTGCATTGTCACGCACTCAACAGAAGAAACGATCAATACAGGGAATGTGGAGATTCATGTTACTCCGTTATGGAAGTTTCTTCTTGAACTATAA
- a CDS encoding AAA family ATPase, with the protein MYFFDEIQNVSGWEKFARRLADSFERVYITGSNAKMLSHDIDTTLGGRYLTLHVEPYNFREYCQATGLSVEHLQNLTTKVKGKLLHAQNTYLAFGGLPEAPKYLDKRSYFHTASYITYSKQLG; encoded by the coding sequence ATATACTTTTTTGATGAAATTCAAAATGTGTCTGGTTGGGAAAAATTTGCGCGGCGCCTTGCTGATTCTTTTGAACGCGTATATATAACTGGCTCTAATGCAAAAATGCTCAGCCATGATATCGACACAACTCTTGGTGGACGGTATTTAACACTTCACGTTGAACCATACAATTTCCGTGAGTATTGCCAAGCAACGGGATTGAGCGTCGAACATCTACAAAACTTGACAACGAAGGTAAAAGGTAAATTACTTCACGCGCAAAATACATACCTCGCTTTTGGAGGCTTGCCTGAGGCACCCAAATATCTTGATAAACGAAGCTACTTTCATACAGCAAGTTACATAACATACTCAAAACAATTGGGATGA
- a CDS encoding glycosyltransferase family 4 protein, producing MRIALIVNNYPPMVGGIEYHEENLAHSLADLGHDVWVINLAGPTATRRDGSVTVITHQGHFNISDIIRTPGLGTTRKLARFLKAHAIEVVSTHTRFFPMSFVGLRAAKRAGIPVIHTEHGSGFVATKNPIIWLGSRTVDLTLGRYTLRHADKVLGVSEQVTTFVKKLSGVDASVFYNAITPPQLRPHTPDRSTHLVFVGRMVAGKGWDTFIDAVARLRTEGYDIDAEILGDGPQLADAQRIVAERGLEQVISVPGRVAPQEVRKRLRGATLVNPTVLSEGFQTTLVEVLAEGGQVVTFPVAGAAMLAERGAPVEICSEKSAEALIAGLRNILAHTRPRASQELITEFTWPRQARVYAHICGSLL from the coding sequence ATGAGAATAGCGCTGATCGTGAATAATTATCCGCCGATGGTGGGCGGGATCGAGTACCATGAAGAAAATTTAGCGCATAGTTTGGCCGATTTAGGGCATGACGTTTGGGTAATCAACCTTGCTGGGCCAACCGCTACTCGCCGCGATGGTTCCGTTACGGTCATCACCCACCAAGGCCATTTCAATATTTCGGATATCATCCGCACTCCCGGCCTCGGAACCACACGAAAACTGGCGCGTTTCCTCAAAGCTCACGCGATCGAGGTCGTCTCTACCCACACTCGCTTCTTCCCCATGAGTTTCGTGGGGCTTCGTGCCGCGAAACGCGCGGGAATTCCCGTAATACATACCGAACACGGGAGTGGTTTTGTAGCAACGAAGAATCCGATTATTTGGCTTGGTTCGCGCACTGTGGACCTCACGTTGGGACGCTACACGTTGCGTCACGCGGATAAAGTACTGGGAGTTTCCGAGCAAGTTACCACATTTGTTAAGAAACTTTCCGGCGTGGACGCGTCCGTTTTCTACAACGCGATCACACCGCCACAACTGCGTCCGCACACTCCGGATCGTTCCACTCACCTTGTGTTCGTGGGACGCATGGTTGCGGGGAAAGGTTGGGATACGTTTATCGACGCCGTAGCCCGGTTACGTACCGAAGGTTACGATATCGACGCCGAAATCTTAGGTGACGGTCCACAACTTGCGGATGCTCAGCGTATCGTTGCAGAACGTGGGCTTGAGCAGGTTATTTCCGTACCGGGGCGAGTTGCCCCACAGGAGGTTCGGAAACGGTTACGCGGGGCAACGTTAGTTAATCCCACAGTTCTTTCTGAAGGGTTCCAAACAACTCTAGTGGAAGTGTTGGCTGAAGGCGGGCAGGTTGTCACGTTCCCTGTTGCTGGCGCCGCCATGTTGGCAGAACGCGGAGCACCAGTTGAGATCTGTTCCGAAAAATCTGCGGAAGCCCTTATCGCTGGCCTGCGGAACATCTTGGCACATACGCGCCCACGCGCCAGCCAGGAACTCATCACTGAGTTCACGTGGCCACGGCAAGCGCGGGTGTATGCACACATTTGCGGTTCGCTTTTATAA
- a CDS encoding lipopolysaccharide biosynthesis protein — translation MTRLACNYLITIAVVRLSSGFDAAGSLALAMSISNVIWPLADFRLRTVQITDVHNEHSSGEYVGLRILTSLFAVSVGLIYALVTVAWESIFVIFLYCIYTIAVNFIEAFHAIDWRHKRMDISGTSYMLQGVSNLTAFCLVLWGTNSLILAIVSLIVTTVLVGALYDMPRSAYFEPITPSIELRSAVKTLLVLSPLVFAQVCSAAVLTIPKQHLELILGSSALGIYSSVASPVVIVQMGATYVYSPLMGEFAERFANVKSSGLELLRKTAGIVIAATSFVSVTLLVVGDPILKLMFGQQIGEHTYLLQPAILCTLVTAAVWFMNDLLLAIRDYRGAFVGNAVAALVAVTISYQCVMRFGMNGVSWVGVIAYGVGLLVMAVFFVLDYRKMTDPPVTLPEDLKE, via the coding sequence ATGACACGATTAGCCTGTAATTATCTCATAACGATTGCGGTTGTTCGTCTTTCTTCTGGATTTGATGCGGCCGGTTCTTTGGCGCTTGCAATGTCAATTTCGAATGTGATTTGGCCACTTGCCGATTTTCGGCTCAGAACTGTGCAAATCACTGATGTACATAATGAACATTCGTCTGGTGAATATGTCGGTTTACGAATTCTGACTTCACTATTTGCTGTGAGTGTTGGCTTAATATATGCACTTGTGACAGTGGCATGGGAATCGATATTTGTCATCTTTTTGTATTGCATATACACAATAGCAGTAAATTTCATCGAGGCTTTCCATGCGATCGATTGGCGCCACAAGCGTATGGACATTTCAGGCACGTCATATATGCTGCAAGGCGTATCGAACCTTACCGCGTTCTGCTTGGTGTTGTGGGGAACCAACTCTTTGATACTGGCTATCGTTTCACTTATTGTGACAACGGTGCTGGTGGGTGCGCTTTATGATATGCCGCGTTCGGCCTACTTCGAGCCGATCACCCCGAGTATTGAACTGCGTTCCGCGGTCAAGACTTTACTAGTTCTGTCCCCGCTCGTTTTTGCGCAAGTCTGTAGCGCTGCTGTACTGACGATCCCCAAACAGCACCTTGAGCTGATCCTGGGTTCTTCTGCGCTCGGTATCTATTCTTCTGTGGCTTCGCCAGTTGTTATCGTTCAAATGGGCGCAACCTATGTGTATAGCCCGTTAATGGGTGAGTTTGCGGAACGGTTCGCCAACGTGAAGAGTTCCGGGCTGGAGCTCTTGCGGAAGACGGCCGGGATCGTTATTGCGGCAACAAGTTTCGTATCTGTGACCTTATTGGTTGTTGGCGATCCCATTTTGAAGCTGATGTTCGGACAACAGATTGGAGAGCACACGTATCTGTTGCAACCAGCAATTCTCTGTACGTTAGTGACCGCCGCAGTGTGGTTTATGAACGATCTTCTGCTGGCCATTCGTGACTATCGAGGCGCGTTTGTTGGCAACGCTGTAGCGGCGCTTGTTGCCGTTACGATTTCCTATCAGTGTGTTATGCGGTTTGGTATGAATGGCGTGAGTTGGGTAGGCGTCATTGCTTACGGTGTTGGTTTGCTTGTGATGGCAGTTTTCTTTGTTCTTGATTACCGTAAAATGACGGACCCGCCGGTAACCTTGCCTGAAGATCTGAAGGAGTGA